The following are from one region of the Candidatus Methanoperedens sp. genome:
- a CDS encoding epoxyqueuosine reductase: MGIPLVGFAPVERWKNPPEELPNILSPWIPEEFWPQSIYPEAKTVIVIGLPVSLPIVETAPSIYYHELYKTVNSMLDSKAYEIANFLNEKGFSSIYLPRDGYGDIKILIDKPFAFFSHKHAAYLAGLGSFGHNNVLLTPEYGPRVRFTSIFTSAKIKPDPVKIKDICIHCLICAKSCPAGAIPTKGDFPPPVDKRACAIRSAGLRDEFRSPCGICIKICPVGKDRELFGRKNISIYSKNKKYEKYHSAWEHVRKYGSKG, encoded by the coding sequence ATGGGAATACCTCTGGTAGGTTTTGCTCCCGTTGAGAGATGGAAAAACCCGCCTGAGGAGCTTCCCAATATTTTATCGCCATGGATACCTGAAGAATTCTGGCCGCAATCCATTTATCCTGAAGCTAAAACGGTAATAGTGATCGGGCTGCCCGTATCATTACCCATAGTTGAGACTGCGCCCTCTATCTATTACCATGAACTTTATAAAACAGTGAATTCAATGCTTGATTCTAAAGCCTATGAAATCGCGAATTTCCTGAATGAAAAAGGATTCAGTTCTATATATCTCCCAAGGGACGGATATGGTGATATAAAAATTTTGATAGATAAACCGTTCGCGTTTTTTTCTCATAAACACGCTGCATACCTTGCAGGGTTGGGTTCTTTCGGTCATAATAATGTACTGCTTACCCCCGAATATGGGCCAAGGGTCAGGTTTACATCGATTTTCACCTCGGCTAAAATAAAACCTGATCCTGTAAAGATCAAGGACATATGCATCCACTGCCTGATATGTGCAAAAAGTTGCCCTGCTGGCGCAATCCCGACAAAAGGCGATTTCCCGCCACCTGTTGATAAGAGAGCATGTGCGATACGCAGCGCCGGACTGAGGGACGAATTCAGGTCTCCATGTGGGATTTGCATTAAAATTTGCCCTGTGGGAAAAGACAGGGAATTGTTCGGGAGGAAGAATATATCCATATATTCCAAAAATAAAAAATATGAGAAATATCACAGTGCCTGGGAGCATGTAAGGAAATACGGGAGTAAAGGATAA
- a CDS encoding dihydroorotase, with protein sequence MPDLIIKNARIFINDAIQPAEIAVDNGKISKIGKIVGQQDVNEIIDAKGALILPGAIDVHVHFRDPGMTKKENWYTGSCAAAAGGVTMVIDHPNTIPPTIDRSSFKEKLKESRKSIIDYGINAGVTANLTNFKDLWELGATAFGEIFMAESTGSLNVNDGTLKEAFEAIGNLGAVACIHAEDEETGKNFAHLLKGNLAPESYSKSRPNLSEKIAVEKAIKLAMDATKLHFCHISALESLNVIREAKTENKNITCEVTPHHLFLSTRDYRRLGTLGKMNPPLRDFPSQQSLWAGLNDGTIDIVASDHAPHLESEKMTDIWSAPAGVPGVETMMPLMLMAVKRNFLTLKRVIEITSQNPARIFNLKKGVIAPGYDADMIIVGEEKEIRKEKLHSKAGWTPFNGMKGLFPGMTISRGEVVLEDGEIIARSGRGRFNPGQGLNTGDEPGDE encoded by the coding sequence ATGCCCGACCTCATAATCAAGAATGCAAGAATTTTCATAAACGATGCTATCCAGCCCGCTGAAATAGCCGTGGATAACGGAAAAATCTCAAAGATCGGAAAAATCGTTGGACAGCAGGATGTGAACGAGATCATAGATGCAAAAGGCGCGCTTATCCTGCCAGGGGCTATTGATGTCCACGTTCATTTTCGTGACCCTGGAATGACAAAGAAGGAGAACTGGTATACAGGTTCATGCGCAGCGGCAGCCGGGGGCGTTACGATGGTCATAGACCATCCCAACACGATTCCACCTACAATAGATCGCTCCTCGTTCAAGGAAAAGCTAAAAGAATCCAGGAAATCAATAATCGATTATGGTATCAATGCAGGGGTAACAGCAAATCTTACGAATTTTAAAGATCTCTGGGAACTTGGGGCAACTGCATTCGGTGAGATATTCATGGCAGAATCCACAGGATCGCTGAATGTTAATGATGGGACATTGAAAGAAGCGTTTGAGGCAATTGGAAATCTTGGCGCAGTTGCCTGTATTCATGCTGAGGACGAAGAGACAGGAAAGAATTTCGCACATCTGCTTAAAGGGAATCTTGCACCTGAGTCGTATTCCAAGTCCCGTCCCAATTTATCTGAAAAAATCGCGGTGGAAAAAGCGATAAAGCTTGCAATGGATGCAACAAAGCTGCATTTCTGCCATATCAGTGCACTTGAGAGCCTCAACGTGATAAGGGAAGCAAAAACTGAAAATAAAAATATAACCTGCGAAGTAACACCCCACCATCTTTTCCTATCCACAAGGGATTACAGGCGGCTGGGAACGCTGGGAAAAATGAACCCGCCACTTCGTGATTTTCCATCCCAGCAAAGTCTCTGGGCAGGATTGAATGACGGAACTATAGATATAGTAGCCTCAGACCATGCCCCGCATCTTGAATCCGAGAAAATGACCGATATATGGTCTGCTCCGGCGGGTGTTCCAGGTGTTGAAACAATGATGCCCCTGATGCTTATGGCAGTAAAGCGAAATTTTCTTACACTGAAACGGGTGATTGAAATAACAAGCCAGAACCCTGCAAGAATATTCAACCTGAAAAAAGGCGTAATTGCGCCTGGATATGATGCTGATATGATAATTGTGGGTGAAGAAAAAGAGATCCGTAAAGAAAAACTTCACAGCAAAGCAGGATGGACACCTTTTAATGGCATGAAAGGTTTGTTTCCAGGAATGACTATCTCACGCGGCGAAGTAGTTTTAGAAGACGGTGAAATAATTGCAAGGAGTGGCCGTGGTCGGTTCAATCCCGGGCAGGGATTGAATACAGGAGATGAGCCTGGAGATGAATGA
- a CDS encoding ABC transporter permease yields MNDLIIRNITQRKFRTGLTVFGIALGIFAVMVMGGMSEYFNRHSENTLKLVDKIQVVPETGYLGGSIDESTVRKVKRVPGVYDAYGLLWMPYDVEGIGLIGDYVVGIPVDKQEPTLKDTKLKSGRLLLPGDTYRAVLGSNVEREFKIKAGDELPIKSKRFRGTSSITHERNFTVVGILEYTSSDYDNIIAIPLETAQKFYELENTVSYIWVIPEPSADGEDLAKRIELSVEKITALSPQKLREQVEKTLVVINLITLSSAILAAIIGGLSVMNTMLMSVSERIKDFGLMKAMGAEVRDILYLTMGESALMGILGGIIGITGGGIFIYYMNEYLSTMGMVLFAITPRLIIISLLFATLLGTFSGTIPAYRATKMNPMEAMKYG; encoded by the coding sequence ATGAATGATCTCATAATTCGGAATATCACCCAGAGAAAATTCAGGACAGGTTTAACCGTGTTCGGGATAGCACTCGGGATATTTGCTGTCATGGTCATGGGCGGGATGTCGGAATATTTTAACCGCCATTCAGAAAACACATTGAAACTTGTGGATAAAATCCAGGTTGTTCCTGAAACAGGATATCTGGGAGGAAGCATAGATGAATCCACTGTAAGAAAAGTCAAGCGTGTTCCAGGTGTTTATGATGCATATGGCTTATTGTGGATGCCTTATGATGTTGAAGGGATAGGGTTGATTGGAGATTATGTCGTGGGAATCCCTGTCGATAAGCAAGAACCCACATTGAAAGATACAAAATTGAAAAGTGGGAGACTCCTCCTTCCGGGTGACACTTACAGGGCTGTACTGGGCAGCAATGTTGAACGGGAATTCAAAATAAAAGCAGGGGATGAACTTCCCATAAAATCAAAAAGATTCAGGGGCACTTCTTCCATAACCCATGAAAGAAATTTTACTGTTGTGGGAATACTGGAATATACAAGCTCGGATTATGACAATATTATTGCGATTCCACTTGAAACAGCACAAAAATTTTATGAGCTTGAAAATACGGTTTCTTATATATGGGTCATACCTGAGCCGTCGGCTGACGGGGAAGACCTTGCAAAAAGAATAGAACTGAGCGTTGAAAAAATCACGGCCTTATCGCCTCAAAAACTCAGGGAACAAGTAGAAAAAACACTTGTAGTTATCAATTTGATAACTCTGAGTTCGGCAATCCTTGCAGCTATCATTGGAGGTTTAAGCGTAATGAACACCATGTTGATGTCGGTTTCGGAAAGGATAAAAGATTTCGGTCTCATGAAAGCAATGGGCGCAGAGGTAAGGGATATTCTTTATCTTACCATGGGAGAATCTGCGCTTATGGGGATACTTGGCGGGATTATCGGGATAACCGGAGGTGGAATATTCATATATTATATGAATGAATACCTTTCTACCATGGGAATGGTGCTTTTTGCTATCACACCAAGGCTTATTATAATATCACTGCTTTTTGCAACTCTTCTCGGGACTTTTTCGGGCACTATTCCAGCGTATCGTGCAACGAAAATGAATCCCATGGAGGCCATGAAGTATGGATGA
- a CDS encoding DUF373 family protein, whose translation MHTLIICIDRDNDLGEKGKVESPIIGRTANIDAAVKLASSDPEDSDINTIFGGINVYDKLIAQKENVEIISIAGDKKVGILADRKIAEQLDRILLELKPLKVILVSDGAEDESVLPIIQSRVKVDAVHRIIVKQHENLESTYYIIRKAFNDPKISHTFFVPIGLVFLIYAISLYFDRPEIAVMAITASIGLYMLFRGTGLDDVVDSFKGTMMKSLYGGNITFVMYLAAIILSLIGTVQGGIMLWEYYNEPILVGYLVLLMGYINASIWWYAIAGVIINIGIIFDLHLSKEKIGRHWSHPFFVFAAGIILWAGSTYILVIREAMDKYPIINNGRQFVLGSVIVAVLIAVIGAWISARTTRNRVSKR comes from the coding sequence ATGCATACGCTTATCATATGTATTGACAGGGACAACGACCTTGGAGAAAAGGGAAAAGTGGAAAGCCCGATAATCGGGCGCACTGCAAATATCGATGCTGCGGTCAAACTTGCTTCCAGCGACCCGGAAGATTCGGATATCAACACAATTTTTGGCGGCATTAATGTTTATGATAAACTCATTGCCCAGAAAGAGAATGTAGAGATCATTTCAATAGCCGGGGATAAAAAAGTCGGAATACTGGCTGACAGGAAAATCGCAGAGCAGCTTGACAGAATTCTCCTTGAGCTAAAACCACTTAAAGTTATACTTGTTTCTGATGGGGCAGAAGATGAATCTGTATTGCCAATCATACAATCCAGAGTAAAAGTTGATGCCGTTCATAGAATAATCGTAAAGCAGCATGAGAATCTGGAAAGCACATATTATATAATCAGAAAAGCATTCAACGACCCAAAAATATCACATACTTTTTTCGTTCCGATCGGCCTTGTTTTCCTGATCTATGCGATTTCATTATATTTTGACCGCCCTGAGATCGCAGTAATGGCAATAACTGCAAGCATTGGCCTTTATATGCTATTTCGGGGGACAGGTCTTGATGATGTCGTGGATAGTTTCAAAGGAACTATGATGAAATCCCTGTATGGAGGAAATATTACTTTTGTTATGTACCTGGCAGCCATAATACTATCACTCATTGGTACTGTGCAGGGTGGTATTATGCTCTGGGAATATTATAATGAGCCGATACTTGTGGGATATCTTGTCCTGCTTATGGGTTACATCAATGCCTCCATATGGTGGTATGCAATTGCAGGTGTAATAATCAATATTGGCATAATTTTTGACCTGCATCTGTCTAAAGAAAAGATCGGAAGGCACTGGTCACATCCGTTCTTTGTGTTTGCTGCAGGTATTATCTTATGGGCTGGAAGCACATACATACTTGTTATACGGGAAGCAATGGACAAATATCCTATAATCAATAATGGTCGCCAGTTTGTACTCGGAAGCGTGATAGTGGCAGTATTAATTGCAGTTATAGGCGCATGGATTTCAGCAAGGACAACAAGGAACAGGGTATCAAAACGCTAA
- a CDS encoding ABC transporter ATP-binding protein — MDEPILSVRNLSKTYMQGKIPVHALTDVSFEVMKGEFLSIIGPSGSGKSTFLSMIGLLDRPTKGSVFIDGVEVTKATDNEAPKIRREKIGFVFQHFNLIPTLSAFENVDIAMRFARVAKSKRKERATELLTRMGLRDRMNHKPSELSGGEQQRVAIARAMANNPAIILADEPTGEVDTKTRDMIVELLRGLSENGQTILVVTHDTAVSARTRRVIKMRDGRIESDTINAADEIKTS, encoded by the coding sequence ATGGATGAACCTATCCTGAGTGTCAGGAACCTATCAAAAACCTATATGCAGGGAAAAATCCCTGTGCATGCCCTGACTGATGTGAGTTTTGAGGTCATGAAAGGTGAGTTCCTGAGCATTATAGGGCCATCGGGAAGCGGTAAATCCACGTTCCTTTCAATGATAGGGCTTCTTGATAGACCAACAAAAGGCAGCGTGTTTATTGATGGGGTCGAGGTCACAAAAGCAACAGATAACGAAGCACCGAAAATCCGCCGCGAAAAGATCGGTTTTGTATTCCAGCATTTTAATCTCATACCCACGCTTTCAGCTTTTGAAAACGTTGATATTGCGATGCGGTTTGCAAGGGTTGCGAAAAGCAAGCGAAAAGAAAGAGCGACAGAGCTTCTCACCCGGATGGGGCTTCGTGACAGGATGAACCATAAGCCATCTGAATTATCAGGCGGGGAGCAGCAGCGGGTCGCGATCGCGCGGGCTATGGCGAACAATCCCGCGATCATACTTGCTGATGAGCCTACGGGGGAAGTGGATACAAAGACGAGGGATATGATCGTGGAACTCCTTCGCGGACTAAGTGAAAACGGGCAGACTATACTTGTTGTGACCCATGATACTGCGGTTTCAGCAAGGACCAGGAGAGTAATAAAAATGCGGGATGGGAGGATCGAAAGTGATACGATAAACGCCGCTGATGAAATTAAAACCTCCTGA
- a CDS encoding ABC transporter permease has translation MFDLILKNIIHRKLRAGLTVFGIALGILAVIVMGGMSEHFNMTFDKSISLTADKIRVFPEIGFGGGDLNNSKAREVKRVTGVADAYGILQAALDPESLGFFGGDVVIGVQPEKQLSLLKDTKLTQGRFLAVGDGYRAVLGSSVAREFNLKAGDELQIKSKRVQRASSITHTRNFTVVGIMEYTGSFFDNGVIIPLDIAQKFYDRGDTVSFILAVPDQGTDAEDLSKRIELNVEKIKTFSPEQLRKQIEQSLVIFTLITISAAVLAAIIGGLSVVNTMLMSVSERTKEFGLMKALGAETKDILFMTMGEAALMGVLGGICGILAGGALVYYLNDYLASRGTVLFSITPRLLFIAIVFSTLLGVLSGLYPAYRAAKMSPMEALRYE, from the coding sequence ATGTTTGATCTCATCCTTAAGAACATCATACATCGAAAACTCAGGGCAGGGCTAACAGTTTTCGGTATTGCGCTCGGGATACTTGCAGTTATTGTTATGGGAGGGATGTCTGAGCATTTCAACATGACTTTTGATAAATCCATAAGTTTGACAGCAGATAAGATCCGCGTATTCCCGGAAATAGGATTCGGGGGCGGGGATCTTAACAATTCAAAAGCAAGGGAAGTAAAAAGGGTAACTGGTGTCGCCGATGCCTATGGGATTTTGCAGGCTGCGCTTGATCCTGAAAGCCTGGGTTTTTTTGGCGGTGATGTGGTGATTGGAGTACAACCTGAAAAACAACTCTCCTTATTAAAAGATACAAAACTTACGCAGGGCAGGTTCCTGGCTGTGGGTGATGGTTACAGGGCAGTACTTGGCAGCAGCGTTGCGCGCGAGTTTAACCTGAAAGCAGGAGATGAACTCCAGATAAAGAGCAAGCGCGTACAGCGCGCTTCATCAATAACCCATACGAGGAATTTTACAGTTGTTGGAATAATGGAATATACGGGTTCTTTCTTTGATAATGGCGTTATAATCCCGCTTGATATAGCACAAAAATTTTATGATCGCGGGGATACGGTGTCTTTTATTCTCGCTGTCCCTGATCAGGGCACGGATGCAGAAGATCTTTCTAAAAGGATAGAACTGAATGTGGAAAAAATAAAGACATTTTCTCCTGAGCAGTTGCGTAAGCAAATCGAGCAGTCACTTGTTATTTTCACTCTTATAACAATAAGTGCTGCCGTACTTGCAGCAATTATCGGGGGCTTAAGTGTTGTGAACACAATGCTGATGTCGGTTTCGGAAAGAACAAAGGAATTCGGGCTCATGAAAGCCTTGGGAGCCGAGACAAAGGATATTCTTTTTATGACAATGGGAGAAGCAGCTTTAATGGGAGTACTTGGCGGCATATGCGGAATACTTGCAGGCGGAGCCCTTGTATATTATTTGAATGATTATCTTGCTTCCCGTGGCACTGTTCTTTTTTCGATCACTCCGAGACTACTTTTTATCGCGATTGTTTTTTCAACTCTTCTCGGGGTACTATCAGGCCTGTACCCGGCTTACAGGGCAGCAAAGATGAGTCCGATGGAGGCGCTGCGGTATGAATGA
- a CDS encoding DedA family protein gives MVLFEIFISYGMAGLLLIALISSIIPIPTEPVVFGLLDVGKKPEIVLLILIIGSIAGAYIGYLLGKYKIRKIIPFHDRKKELMMQLYFRKYGAFLLIISPWIPIVGDLAPMVAGVENYETKRFMVVISIAKTIKSIGIIYLSIKIIDLWSLFPK, from the coding sequence ATGGTATTATTTGAAATTTTCATATCTTATGGGATGGCAGGACTTCTTCTTATAGCCCTCATTTCATCCATAATACCAATACCGACAGAACCCGTTGTTTTCGGATTACTGGATGTTGGAAAAAAACCTGAGATAGTATTATTGATTTTGATAATAGGATCAATCGCAGGAGCATATATTGGATATTTATTAGGAAAATATAAAATCCGAAAGATCATACCATTCCATGACCGGAAAAAGGAACTGATGATGCAATTATATTTTCGCAAATACGGTGCATTCCTGCTAATCATCTCCCCATGGATCCCGATTGTTGGCGACCTTGCCCCAATGGTTGCAGGAGTTGAAAATTATGAAACTAAAAGGTTCATGGTGGTGATATCAATCGCAAAAACAATAAAAAGTATCGGGATCATATATTTGTCAATAAAAATTATTGATTTATGGAGTCTTTTCCCCAAATAA
- a CDS encoding DNA topoisomerase I: protein MHLIITEKHDTAKRIAAILSDKKPDKERVNGVDTYKFNETAVIGLSGHIVEVDFPKEYNNWQKTDLQNLIHAEVHTNPTQANIVTAIRKLGKTAQHLTIATDYDREGELIGVEALNVVKKVNPDIPADRVHYSTITPAEIKKAFSAPVKIDFNLAAAGESRQVIDLIWGAVLTRFVSLSSGRLGDKFLSVGRVQSPTLAIIVNREKERETFIPVPYWELYATLKNGGEFEAQHKKGRFLDQAEAEATRAKLGKTGTVNSITLGKRSEKPPIPFNTTEFLRAASSIGISPSNAMRIAEFLYVNGYISYPRTDNTVYPETLDTKGIIESFLDTEFKEYAQKLLSGKLQPTRGKKETTDHPPIHPATPVKRSQLKDDEWKLYELVVRRFFATFAGETLWETMAVTVDISGEDFGANGARLMEPGWRWYYSYNLPEDRILPELTEGQSLTVKEVNLIGKETQPPSRYGQGHLIKIMEDLGLGTKSTRHEIISKLYSRAYVHGNPIQPTKTAFAVVEALEKYASTITKPDMTSKLEKDMDEISEGKITEDFVVRESRDMLGEVFKDMTKNKDLISESLRNGLYEDRVIGTCQKCSSDLIIRKSKKGSRFIGCSGYPNCDFTLPLPKIGQIVVTEKKCNDHGLFHIKIVNKGKRPWEIGCPHCNFIEWQKKVEEEKKNGSVKEPKIEVKEVKSSKSKNKTKNNSSKNKQ, encoded by the coding sequence ATGCATTTAATAATAACAGAAAAGCATGACACTGCCAAAAGAATCGCAGCAATACTATCCGATAAAAAGCCAGATAAAGAAAGAGTGAATGGTGTTGATACATATAAATTCAACGAAACCGCCGTGATTGGCTTATCCGGGCACATAGTAGAAGTGGATTTTCCGAAGGAATACAATAACTGGCAGAAAACAGATCTACAGAACCTGATACATGCAGAAGTTCATACAAACCCAACCCAGGCCAACATTGTAACTGCGATTCGAAAACTGGGAAAAACTGCACAACACCTGACAATTGCCACTGACTATGACCGTGAAGGTGAATTGATAGGCGTAGAAGCATTGAATGTAGTAAAAAAAGTAAACCCGGATATTCCCGCGGACCGTGTCCACTACAGCACGATAACTCCGGCAGAGATCAAAAAAGCTTTTTCTGCCCCGGTAAAAATTGATTTTAATCTTGCTGCTGCCGGCGAGTCACGGCAGGTCATAGACCTCATATGGGGTGCGGTTCTTACCCGCTTTGTCTCATTGAGTTCAGGAAGGCTTGGGGATAAATTCCTGTCAGTGGGGAGAGTGCAGTCACCTACCCTTGCAATCATCGTGAACCGTGAAAAAGAACGCGAAACATTTATTCCTGTCCCTTACTGGGAACTGTACGCTACACTTAAAAATGGCGGGGAATTTGAAGCACAGCACAAAAAGGGACGATTCCTTGATCAGGCAGAAGCTGAAGCGACAAGGGCAAAACTTGGAAAAACCGGAACAGTAAACAGTATCACACTTGGAAAACGAAGCGAAAAACCCCCAATTCCGTTTAATACCACCGAATTCTTAAGAGCGGCAAGCTCTATCGGAATATCCCCTTCAAATGCCATGAGGATAGCAGAATTCCTTTACGTGAATGGTTACATCTCGTATCCACGTACTGATAATACCGTTTATCCTGAAACACTTGACACGAAAGGAATCATTGAATCTTTCCTGGACACAGAATTCAAAGAATATGCACAGAAGCTATTATCCGGAAAACTCCAGCCCACAAGAGGCAAGAAAGAAACTACCGACCACCCGCCTATACATCCCGCGACACCCGTAAAGAGAAGTCAGCTTAAAGATGATGAATGGAAATTATATGAGCTTGTAGTCCGGCGGTTCTTCGCAACATTTGCGGGCGAAACACTCTGGGAAACAATGGCTGTAACAGTTGATATCAGTGGTGAGGATTTTGGGGCGAACGGGGCAAGACTGATGGAACCTGGTTGGAGATGGTATTATTCGTATAATCTGCCAGAAGACAGGATACTGCCAGAGTTAACAGAAGGCCAATCCCTCACAGTAAAAGAAGTAAATCTTATTGGAAAAGAGACACAGCCTCCTTCAAGATACGGGCAGGGTCATCTTATCAAGATAATGGAAGACCTGGGCCTGGGAACTAAATCCACGCGCCACGAAATAATATCCAAACTCTATTCCAGGGCGTATGTTCACGGAAATCCAATCCAGCCCACAAAAACTGCCTTTGCAGTTGTTGAAGCGCTTGAAAAATATGCAAGCACCATCACTAAACCCGACATGACAAGCAAACTTGAAAAAGACATGGATGAGATTTCCGAAGGCAAAATTACCGAAGATTTCGTTGTCAGGGAATCAAGGGACATGCTGGGCGAAGTATTCAAGGATATGACCAAAAACAAGGACCTGATAAGTGAATCCCTGAGGAACGGATTATATGAAGACAGGGTTATTGGTACATGCCAGAAATGTTCTTCTGACCTTATCATCCGAAAATCAAAGAAAGGTTCAAGATTTATCGGATGTTCGGGGTATCCGAATTGTGATTTCACTCTTCCATTGCCTAAAATCGGACAGATCGTAGTCACTGAAAAAAAATGCAATGACCATGGTCTCTTTCATATTAAAATAGTGAACAAAGGGAAACGACCCTGGGAAATCGGATGCCCACACTGTAATTTTATTGAATGGCAGAAGAAGGTTGAAGAAGAAAAGAAGAATGGATCGGTAAAAGAGCCAAAAATTGAAGTAAAGGAAGTTAAATCAAGTAAAAGCAAAAATAAAACTAAAAATAATTCTTCAAAAAATAAGCAATAA